From the Winogradskyella forsetii genome, the window TCTCGACCTAAGGTGGTGGTAAAATTATTGGCATCACTTCCTAAAAACCCCTGTGTAATATTTAAGATATTGGTATCTAAATTAGCAGAAATATTGGCTTGCGTTGCTTCCCAATTCACATTAGAACGCCTGTAATAATTATCTGTTTTTATGAACTCCCTAACATCAACCCACTTGTTTTTCAAGCCAATTTCATTGAGATAATGACTAATAATTGTGGTGGATATTAATTCCCCATAACCAATAGTCTGATCATAAACATAGTTATAATCTGGAGATTTGTTGCTTTTAAAAAAGGCATTCAGTTCATCAAAAAGTACTTTTATAGCTTCAAAAACTTCATGGCGTTTATTCGTAAACAACTCAATTAAAATATCATTATGATATTTAATTACTTCATGAATTGCACTTGGTAATTCTTCCTTGTTTTCAAAATAATTTTTGATAACCAACTCCATTTTATTAGTGGTCTTTCCCATGGCGGAAATCACAACCAATGTGTTATCATAACCTGTAGTTTGCAAAACTTTTGCTAAGTTCTTTACGCCGTCTGCATCCTTTACCGATGCGCCACCAAATTTATAAACACGCATTATAATTGGTTTAAATAATTAACAATTCCTGTTTCATCCAATTGTACTACATTCCAATCGCGCATCACATTTGCGCCTTTGCTTTCATAAAATTTTATGGCGGATTCATTCCAATCCAAAACTTCCCAGCTTACACGTTTAACACCTAATACTTTGGCGTGTTTAATTACTGTATCCAGCAATTTAGTTCCTAAGCCTTTACCTCGGTATTTTTCACTTACAATAAGATCTTCTAGATGTAAAACTTCGCCTTTCCAAGTTGAATATCTCGGATACACCAAAGCAATACCTTCAATAGTATTTTCAACTTCCAAAACAAAACAGGTAAACTTTGGATGGTTACCAAAACCATCATTTTCTAAATCAGAAATGCTTATGTCAACAGCATCTGATTCTTTTTCGAAGGTTGCCAGTTCCTGAATGAGTTCAAAAACCCTTGGCATATCTAGTTTGTTGACTAATCTTGGTTGGTTCATTGGTTATTTAAATAGAATGTTCAAATATAAAGCAACTCCCTTGACCTAACAATTAATTTACCACACGAAAACGTTATAGTTTGTTAAAAAATACGATATTTGTAGGCTAGTAATCAATAACATACTTCATGTCCAAAAGAAATCAGACCTTAGGGGAATTTATCATAGAAAACCAAAATGCTTTTAAATACTCGTCTGGAGAGCTTTCAAAACTAATTAATTCCATTCGTTTAGCTGCTAAAGTTGTTAATCACGAAGTCAACAAAGCGGGTTTGGTGGATATTATTGGTGCCGCTGGAGACACTAATATTCAAGGTGAGGATCAACAAAAATTGGACGTTTATGCAAATGAAAAATTTATTCAGACTTTAACGAAACGAAATATTGTTTGTGGAATTGCCAGTGAAGAGGAAGATGATTTTATTACCATTAATAGTCAAGATGAAAATCATCAGAATAAATATGTGGTTTTAATTGACCCTTTGGATGGTTCCTCTAATATTGATGTCAATGTTTCTGTTGGCACCATTTTCTCTATTTACAGGCGCGTTACGCCTTTAGGCACGCCAGTTACAATTGACGATTTTTTGCAAAAAGGTATTCAGCAAGTTGCCGCTGGCTATGTCGTTTATGGCACCTCAACAATGTTGGTTTATACCACAGGGCATGGTGTTAATGGTTTTACATTAAATCCAGCGATTGGTTCTTATTATTTATCGCATCCAAATATGCAATTTCCCGAAGATGGACATATTTATTCCGTAAATGAAGGTAATTATGCAGATTTTCCTATGGGTATAAAAAAATATATTAAATACTGCCAAGAAGATGTGGACGATAGACCTTATACAAGTCGATACATTGGATCTCTAGTTTCAGATTTTCATAGAAACATGATTAAAGGTGGTATCTATATGTATCCAAAAAGCACCAAAAACCCGAAGGGAAAACTACGACTGTTATATGAGTGCAATCCTATGGCCTTTATCGCTGAGCAAGCTAATGGTAAAGCAAGTGACGGAGCAACTAGAATTA encodes:
- a CDS encoding GNAT family N-acetyltransferase — translated: MNQPRLVNKLDMPRVFELIQELATFEKESDAVDISISDLENDGFGNHPKFTCFVLEVENTIEGIALVYPRYSTWKGEVLHLEDLIVSEKYRGKGLGTKLLDTVIKHAKVLGVKRVSWEVLDWNESAIKFYESKGANVMRDWNVVQLDETGIVNYLNQL
- the fbp gene encoding class 1 fructose-bisphosphatase, yielding MSKRNQTLGEFIIENQNAFKYSSGELSKLINSIRLAAKVVNHEVNKAGLVDIIGAAGDTNIQGEDQQKLDVYANEKFIQTLTKRNIVCGIASEEEDDFITINSQDENHQNKYVVLIDPLDGSSNIDVNVSVGTIFSIYRRVTPLGTPVTIDDFLQKGIQQVAAGYVVYGTSTMLVYTTGHGVNGFTLNPAIGSYYLSHPNMQFPEDGHIYSVNEGNYADFPMGIKKYIKYCQEDVDDRPYTSRYIGSLVSDFHRNMIKGGIYMYPKSTKNPKGKLRLLYECNPMAFIAEQANGKASDGATRIMEIEPKELHERVPFICGSKNMVEKAEEFVRNHG